The window GTACCTTTTCGAATCAGATGTAGTTGCTCTCTTTGTTCGGCGGAAGGGAATCTTCAAAGTTGAATCCGCTACGGCTCCTGTTCCCATTTTCCTGGATGGTTTGACCGTTGATAAAGACCATAATATCCTGAGCAAGTTGCAAGAGACGACCCATCATTTGATCAATGTGAAGTACAGCGTCAATGACCTGCGAGGTGAATCAGCTGATACGCCAACAATGGACTATCGCAGTTTTAAACTATTCCAATGGGCGATTCCCCTGAGAGCGAATAATCAACTGGCTGGTTTTATTTTATTGGACAAAATGCCCATGGATATGCAAGCCAGACGATCCGGAACCTTATACAATTATGTTGTTGACCAACTCGCGGTACTGCTGGAGAAGCGGAAGCTGTACCACAGGATCCAACTGGAAGCACGGAAACAGGAAGTCTTAAGCATGATCGCTGGCAAAATGGCGACCATGCGCAATACCACGCGAATCTTTAATCTGTTGCTTGACCAGATCAACACCATTGTTCCCTTTGATGCTTGTGGTGTATTCATAGCGTCTTCAGAAGGAGTGAATATTGAGAAATTTTTACTCAGGGGCTATGATATGCGACGGCTTAACCCTCTTAAACTAAAAATTGGCAGAGGACTTGTGGGTCGTTGCATTGCTACTCGTAAACCCATATCCATTCCGGATGTGCGGCGTGACAAGACCTATATTCCCGGCCGGGCAGACTCCCGTTCTGAACTTTGTGTCCCTATTGCCGGTGGCTCTAATATCTACGGTGCCATGAATCTGGAATCAAACCGGGTGGCCGCTTTTAGTGATGATGATCTGGATTTTCTTCAAACCATCGCTACCCAGGCCGGTGTTTTGATGGAACGTTATCAGATTGAAAAAAATGTCGATATACAAAGCGTTCTCAATGAAGATATGGCTAAGGCTGAGATTATCCAACGCTCCCTTTTGCCCAATATGATTCCAAAACACGACGAGCTGGAATTCGACATTCACTATTTACCCTGCCGGCAGATCAGTGGTGATTTCTATGATGTTTCGACCAAAGCAGAGGATGTTTTTTCGCTGGCTGTTGGTGATGTGGTTGGCAAGGGGATTTCGGGTGCCCTGATCATGTCCAATTTTTACGCTGCCTACCTCAACGAAGCCCAGAAGAGTTTACCGTTGCCTACTCTCATGAGTAATCTGAATAAGTATCTGACACAGCAAACTGAGTTGGATGAACAGATCACCTTTTTCCTTAGCAAGGTGGATGTGGATGAGGGGGTCATTCGCTATGTAAACGGAGGTCATCCGGCTCCCCTGATCTTTCATCAGGATGGAAGTGTCGAGCGTTTGGAAACGGGGGGACCCTTACTGGGTTTTGACCCTGATTTTACTTATGAAATGGGAGAGATCTGGCTTCAAACTGGAGATCTTATCCTGTTATATACTGATGGGGTTACTGAAATAGAGAGTCGTTCTGGACAATCACTGAATGAAAGTGGTCTCATCGATGCCCTGCAGAATGATGCAGAAAAAAAGGTTTCAGAAATATCCAGAGCCTTATTGGTTCAATTGGAGAAATTTAATGGCAAATCTGCATTTGATGATGATCTCACTCTCATATTGGGACGCTATACTGGGATTCCGTTGACCCCTGAAACTGGATTAACCTAGCTCGCGGGAAAATATTTTGTGATCCCAAAAGGTTGGG of the Candidatus Neomarinimicrobiota bacterium genome contains:
- a CDS encoding GAF domain-containing SpoIIE family protein phosphatase, yielding MLRREQLVVSLALIIIISVLGYLVNQFLGFGEHPILANVIFATILINLYLPLRSWGRKVVLRLIAPSYYLRNERFRQILDELEHVKTYRDTLEMVPGALKYLFESDVVALFVRRKGIFKVESATAPVPIFLDGLTVDKDHNILSKLQETTHHLINVKYSVNDLRGESADTPTMDYRSFKLFQWAIPLRANNQLAGFILLDKMPMDMQARRSGTLYNYVVDQLAVLLEKRKLYHRIQLEARKQEVLSMIAGKMATMRNTTRIFNLLLDQINTIVPFDACGVFIASSEGVNIEKFLLRGYDMRRLNPLKLKIGRGLVGRCIATRKPISIPDVRRDKTYIPGRADSRSELCVPIAGGSNIYGAMNLESNRVAAFSDDDLDFLQTIATQAGVLMERYQIEKNVDIQSVLNEDMAKAEIIQRSLLPNMIPKHDELEFDIHYLPCRQISGDFYDVSTKAEDVFSLAVGDVVGKGISGALIMSNFYAAYLNEAQKSLPLPTLMSNLNKYLTQQTELDEQITFFLSKVDVDEGVIRYVNGGHPAPLIFHQDGSVERLETGGPLLGFDPDFTYEMGEIWLQTGDLILLYTDGVTEIESRSGQSLNESGLIDALQNDAEKKVSEISRALLVQLEKFNGKSAFDDDLTLILGRYTGIPLTPETGLT